From the Helicoverpa armigera isolate CAAS_96S chromosome 27, ASM3070526v1, whole genome shotgun sequence genome, one window contains:
- the LOC135118915 gene encoding alpha-1,3-mannosyl-glycoprotein 2-beta-N-acetylglucosaminyltransferase-like isoform X1, producing MMGFKTACRRCVASCSRRVLCVTLCVFYLFLLWVDLSKIDVISVRSTWHAAGNLLRLYVAQPILPVLVIACDRVTVKRCLDNLVKFRPSKETFPIIVSQDCGHNATYEVIKSYTTLDSSISVVRQPDLSEIVLPRVKVKFRGYYKIARHYKFALNHVFETLGHEAVIIVEDDLDISPDFFEYFLGTYPLLLKDHTLWCISAWNDNGKMEVIDMSRPDLLHRTDFFPGLGWVLRREMWLTLAPKWPAAFFDDWLRNPVNIDGKACIRPEISRTYSFGKIGVSKGLFFDIHLRNIQLNMEYVEFTKLNLTYLLKENYDDALVNKVYNLPEMTAEEVASGVSGNNAVRVMYSNAKTYQRAAKKLGLMDDFRVSCSNISRF from the exons ATGATGGGGTTCAAAACTGCTTGCAGACGATGTGTAGCTAGTTGTTCTCGTAGGGTGCTGTGTGTGACACTCTGTGtattctatttgtttttattatgggTGGACTTGAGTAAGATCGATGTCATTAGTGTACGATCTACATGGCATGCTGCTGGGAATCTCTTGAGACTGT atgTAGCGCAACCAATCCTGCCAGTGTTAGTGATAGCGTGTGACCGAGTAACAGTCAAGAGGTGTTTAGACAACCTGGTCAAGTTTAGGCCCAGTAAGGAGACCTTCCCCATTATAGTTAGTCAG GATTGCGGCCACAACGCAACATACGAAGTGATAAAGTCCTACACGACTCTAGATTCCTCTATCTCCGTGGTGAGACAACCAGACCTTTCAGAGATCGTTCTGCCGAGGGTCAAAGTCAAGTTCAGAGGATATTATAAGATAGCCAGGCACTATAAGTTCGCTCTCAACCATGTTTTTGAGACCCTGGGACATGAGGCTGTCATTATTGTTGAAG ATGACCTGGACATATCCCCGGATTTCTTCGAGTACTTCCTCGGCACATATCCTTTACTCCTCAAAGACCATACGCTTTG GTGCATATCAGCATGGAATGACAACGGCAAAATGGAAGTTATAGACATGTCTCGACCCGACTTGTTGCATCGCACCGACTTCTTCCCCGGGCTCGGCTGGGTACTGCGGAGGGAGATGTGGCTTACACTCGCACCTAAATGGCCCGCTGC TTTCTTTGACGACTGGCTGCGTAACCCAGTGAATATTGACGGCAAGGCGTGCATACGACCTGAGATATCAAGGACATACTCTTTTGGAAAG atagGCGTAAGCAAAGGGCTATTCTTCGACATACATCTACGCAATATACAATTGAACATGGAGTATGTAGAGTTCACAAAGTTAAACCTCACATATTTACTCAAG GAAAACTACGACGACGCTCTAGTCAACAAAGTATACAATCTACCCGAGATGACGGCAGAGGAGGTGGCGAGCGGCGTCTCCGGCAACAATGCCGTGCGGGTCATGTACAGCAACGCCAAGACTTACCAGCGGGCCGCCAAGAAACTGGGCCTTATGGACGACTTTAGAGTGAGTTGTAGCAATATTAGCAGGTTTTAG
- the LOC135118915 gene encoding alpha-1,3-mannosyl-glycoprotein 2-beta-N-acetylglucosaminyltransferase-like isoform X2 yields the protein MRLNIKKLTIFVGCLVFLWILISYASVIEVPKTSSYKNAAVEIENRIIRLQQKMDEQIAESNRLLEKVKKLRKTDNDINEGEEEENAKDMEVLQHVAQPILPVLVIACDRVTVKRCLDNLVKFRPSKETFPIIVSQDCGHNATYEVIKSYTTLDSSISVVRQPDLSEIVLPRVKVKFRGYYKIARHYKFALNHVFETLGHEAVIIVEDDLDISPDFFEYFLGTYPLLLKDHTLWCISAWNDNGKMEVIDMSRPDLLHRTDFFPGLGWVLRREMWLTLAPKWPAAFFDDWLRNPVNIDGKACIRPEISRTYSFGKIGVSKGLFFDIHLRNIQLNMEYVEFTKLNLTYLLKENYDDALVNKVYNLPEMTAEEVASGVSGNNAVRVMYSNAKTYQRAAKKLGLMDDFRSGVPRTAYRGIVTCFVRGRRVFLAPDYDWTKYYPTWG from the exons ATGCgtttaaatatcaaaaaattAACTATATTCGTGggttgtctggtgtttttatgGATTCTAATATCGTACGCTTCTGTAATAGAAGTGCCGAAGACTTCTAGCTATAAAAATGCCGCCGTAGAAATAGAAAATAGGATAATAAGACTGCAGCAAAAGATGGATGAGCAGATAGCTGAGAGCAATCGCTTGTTAGAGAAAGTTAAGAAGTTGAGGAAGACAGATAATGACATTAATGAGGGAGAAGAAGAGGAGAATGCGAAAGATATGGAAGTTTTACAGC atgTAGCGCAACCAATCCTGCCAGTGTTAGTGATAGCGTGTGACCGAGTAACAGTCAAGAGGTGTTTAGACAACCTGGTCAAGTTTAGGCCCAGTAAGGAGACCTTCCCCATTATAGTTAGTCAG GATTGCGGCCACAACGCAACATACGAAGTGATAAAGTCCTACACGACTCTAGATTCCTCTATCTCCGTGGTGAGACAACCAGACCTTTCAGAGATCGTTCTGCCGAGGGTCAAAGTCAAGTTCAGAGGATATTATAAGATAGCCAGGCACTATAAGTTCGCTCTCAACCATGTTTTTGAGACCCTGGGACATGAGGCTGTCATTATTGTTGAAG ATGACCTGGACATATCCCCGGATTTCTTCGAGTACTTCCTCGGCACATATCCTTTACTCCTCAAAGACCATACGCTTTG GTGCATATCAGCATGGAATGACAACGGCAAAATGGAAGTTATAGACATGTCTCGACCCGACTTGTTGCATCGCACCGACTTCTTCCCCGGGCTCGGCTGGGTACTGCGGAGGGAGATGTGGCTTACACTCGCACCTAAATGGCCCGCTGC TTTCTTTGACGACTGGCTGCGTAACCCAGTGAATATTGACGGCAAGGCGTGCATACGACCTGAGATATCAAGGACATACTCTTTTGGAAAG atagGCGTAAGCAAAGGGCTATTCTTCGACATACATCTACGCAATATACAATTGAACATGGAGTATGTAGAGTTCACAAAGTTAAACCTCACATATTTACTCAAG GAAAACTACGACGACGCTCTAGTCAACAAAGTATACAATCTACCCGAGATGACGGCAGAGGAGGTGGCGAGCGGCGTCTCCGGCAACAATGCCGTGCGGGTCATGTACAGCAACGCCAAGACTTACCAGCGGGCCGCCAAGAAACTGGGCCTTATGGACGACTTTAGA AGCGGCGTCCCCCGCACGGCGTACCGCGGCATAGTCACATGCTTTGTTCGCGGACGCCGCGTGTTCCTCGCTCCCGACTACGACTGGACCAAGTACTACCCCACCTGGGGCTAG
- the LOC135118955 gene encoding adenosine 5'-monophosphoramidase HINT2-like, whose translation MAVSQKRPSVASVFFGGREPDDTEYIFQDEQCVVFDEQRNKQAPVHFIVVPKKMTPTLSATTVDHEKALGHLLLVAKQIAVEKGLDRTGYHVMVDEQHQTKSLKSLHVFGRALHHMVWPTGPGSRL comes from the exons atggcgGTGTCACAAAAGAGGCCAAGTGTTGCGTCTGTGTTTTTTGGCGGGAGAGAGCCGGATGATACAGAATATATATTTCAAGATGAAcag tgcgTAGTATTTGATGAACAGAGAAACAAACAAGCGCCCGTACATTTCATAGTGGTGCCTAAAAAGATGACGCCTACTCTATCAGCCACAACTGTGGATCACGAAAAAGCATTAG GGCACTTGTTACTGGTAGCGAAGCAGATTGCTGTAGAAAAGGGCCTAGACAGAACTGGCTATCATGTGATGGTCGATGAACAACATCAAACTAAAAGTCTCAAGTCTCTTCACGTGTTTGGGCGAGCACTACATCATATGGTGTGGCCCACTGGACCTGGATCAAGACTATAG
- the LOC135118937 gene encoding adenosine 5'-monophosphoramidase HINT1-like — translation MAGGEVELAQSAAPAADTIFGKILRKEIPAKFVYEDDQCVAFHDVNPQAPTHILVIPRKPITQLSKAEDNDEQLLGHLLIAARKVAHKEGLDKSGFRLVINDGKNGAQSVYHLHIHILGGRQMHWPPG, via the exons ATGGCTGGCGGTGAGGTAGAACTAGCGCAATCGGCCGCTCCGGCCGCAGATACGATATTCGGAAAGATATTGAGGAAGGAAATACCTGCTAAGTTCGTCTATGAAGACGATCAA TGCGTGGCGTTCCATGACGTGAACCCGCAAGCCCCTACGCATATCTTGGTGATACCGAGGAAGCCCATCACACAGCTCTCGAAGGCGGAGGATAATGATGAACAACTCCttg GACACCTGCTAATTGCTGCCCGCAAAGTAGCTCACAAGGAAGGACTTGACAAGTCTGGCTTCCGCCTCGTCATCAATGATGGCAAGAACGGAGCCCAGAGTGTCTACCACCTTCACATCCACATCCTAGGAGGCCGCCAAATGCACTGGCCCCCTGGCTAA
- the LOC110384632 gene encoding translin yields MCENHVINTIFTDFQRNMDTDQEIREVIRNICKDVGQISREATTVLQVIHHNEAAITPACVKARELFEKAQAGYARLKEALPPNDYYKYQEHWRNMTQRYCFLIALTIWLETGILATHDTVAQILGISVIERKTGFHLDIEDYLNGLLQLCSELARLAVNSVTRGDYEKPLQISKFVMELNAGFRLLNLKNDHLRKRFDVLKYDVKKIEEVVYDLSIRGLRPKPEPTI; encoded by the exons ATGTGTGAAAATCACGTAATAAACACCATTTTCACGGACTTTCAAAGAAATATGGATACGGATCAAGAAATACGGGAG GTTATTCGCAACATTTGCAAAGATGTTGGTCAAATATCGCGAGAAGCGACTACAGTACTCCAAGTAATTCACCATAATGAGGCTGCCA tcactCCTGCTTGTGTCAAGGCAAGGGAATTATTTGAAAAGGCACAAGCAGGCTACGCAAGACTGAAAGAGGCTTTACCCCCTAACGACTATTATAA ATACCAAGAGCACTGGCGCAACATGACCCAGCGTTACTGCTTCCTCATCGCGCTCACCATCTGGCTGGAGACAGGCATCCTCGCCACACATGACACTGTCGCTCAGATATTAGGCA TAAGTGTCATTGAGAGGAAGACTGGCTTCCATTTGGATATAGAGGACTATCTCAATGGACTGCTGCAGCTGTGCTCTGAGCTG GCTCGCCTGGCAGTCAACTCAGTCACCCGGGGTGACTATGAGAAACCTCTGCAGATCTCCAAGTTTGTCATGGAGTTAAATGCAGGGTTCAG ATTACTGAATCTAAAGAACGATCACCTGCGCAAACGCTTCGACGTTCTCAAGTATGACGTGAAGAAGATAGAAGAAGTTGTCTATGATCTCAGTATTAGAGGCTTGCGTCCCAAACCCGAGCCCACCATCTAA